In Wolinella succinogenes DSM 1740, a single genomic region encodes these proteins:
- a CDS encoding PDZ domain-containing protein, producing the protein MRWWLGMALLWSGMALFGYDFSRCGERIALSSEKVGDSYGLAIDEKRLLHYSKTPPKGYKILKSDPYVGLYLLEAKKPKVPLELRDITPETMEDILGAGTPEGFMEGNITQRMSGLLAYARFSQKSPPNSIISSICYQIYGLGVGGNEFIESSYIKRFLEQKRVQYGDLLIRFEKNRREPVVALIDPFIEENLFRLGDRVLSLEGRAIGSRSELENQIYGLAPGREVRVSVMREGEVVSFETRVYPRIGGMLLPDHLLERVGLRFSQDWSLQAAHKMQGRGLENLQAGDQILRVNGIDMPQGEEGLRLLSRFASEEMSWLIRRGEFEFFIKVNKKPKNAED; encoded by the coding sequence ATGAGGTGGTGGCTTGGGATGGCGCTCCTTTGGAGCGGCATGGCACTCTTTGGCTATGATTTTTCTAGATGCGGTGAGAGAATCGCTCTCTCTAGTGAGAAAGTGGGCGATTCTTATGGACTTGCGATTGATGAGAAACGTCTGCTTCACTACTCCAAAACCCCGCCCAAGGGCTATAAAATCCTCAAATCTGACCCCTATGTAGGTCTCTATCTTTTGGAGGCAAAAAAGCCTAAGGTCCCCTTGGAGCTCCGCGATATCACCCCTGAGACGATGGAGGATATTCTTGGCGCGGGCACCCCAGAGGGCTTTATGGAGGGGAATATCACTCAGCGGATGAGCGGTCTGCTCGCTTATGCGCGTTTCAGCCAAAAAAGTCCCCCCAACTCCATCATCAGCAGCATCTGCTATCAGATTTATGGGTTAGGCGTGGGGGGCAATGAATTCATCGAGAGCTCCTATATCAAGCGATTCCTAGAACAAAAGCGCGTGCAATATGGCGATCTTCTGATTCGATTCGAAAAAAATAGAAGAGAGCCCGTGGTCGCTCTTATTGACCCTTTTATCGAGGAGAACCTCTTTCGTTTAGGGGATAGGGTGCTAAGCCTTGAGGGGAGGGCGATAGGAAGTCGGAGCGAGCTGGAGAATCAAATCTATGGGCTGGCTCCCGGCAGAGAGGTTCGCGTGAGTGTGATGCGAGAGGGTGAGGTGGTGAGCTTTGAGACGCGAGTCTATCCAAGGATTGGCGGGATGCTTCTGCCCGATCATCTGCTAGAGCGCGTGGGGCTTCGATTTTCTCAAGATTGGAGTTTGCAGGCCGCACACAAAATGCAGGGCAGGGGGCTAGAGAATCTTCAGGCGGGAGATCAGATTCTTCGCGTCAATGGGATTGATATGCCCCAAGGCGAGGAGGGCTTGAGGCTTTTGAGCCGCTTTGCCTCTGAAGAGATGAGCTGGCTCATTCGCCGAGGAGAGTTTGAATTTTTCATCAAAGTGAACAAAAAGCCCAAAAACGCGGAGGATTGA
- the surE gene encoding 5'/3'-nucleotidase SurE, which translates to MLKRILITNDDGFDSPGLLALKEALCDVAHLTVVAPANEKSACGHGLTLTSPLRFIKLDDDVYKLRDGTPTDCIYLALNALYEEHSKPDLIISGINLGSNMGEDITYSGTASGAMEGVIHGIPSVAFSQLLHDKNTFGFDFALAKKVVRELTLKILSGGFPLGDRKFLNVNIPYVGIEEFKGYKVTEMGYRLYGNDAHLHRNPRGEEHYWLGLHPLAWNERNNARESDFKVATEGYVSITPIKLDLTSYEDIKELEAWI; encoded by the coding sequence GTGCTTAAACGGATTCTTATCACCAATGACGATGGCTTTGATTCCCCTGGACTTCTAGCGCTTAAAGAGGCGCTTTGTGATGTGGCTCACCTCACCGTGGTGGCTCCTGCGAATGAAAAATCGGCCTGCGGGCATGGGCTCACGCTCACTAGCCCCTTGCGATTCATTAAGCTTGATGATGATGTTTATAAGCTACGCGATGGAACCCCGACAGATTGCATCTATTTGGCGCTCAACGCTCTTTACGAGGAGCATAGCAAGCCTGATTTGATCATCAGTGGAATCAATTTAGGTTCCAATATGGGAGAGGATATCACCTACTCAGGCACGGCTAGTGGAGCGATGGAGGGGGTGATCCATGGGATTCCCTCAGTTGCCTTCTCGCAACTTTTGCACGATAAAAACACCTTTGGCTTTGACTTTGCGCTAGCCAAAAAAGTGGTGCGCGAGCTTACATTGAAGATTCTCTCGGGCGGATTTCCTTTGGGGGATCGAAAATTTCTCAATGTCAATATTCCCTATGTGGGAATTGAGGAGTTTAAAGGTTACAAGGTCACCGAGATGGGCTATCGACTCTATGGAAATGATGCGCATCTGCACCGAAACCCAAGGGGCGAGGAGCACTACTGGTTGGGACTTCACCCTCTAGCTTGGAATGAGCGCAATAATGCAAGAGAATCGGACTTCAAAGTGGCCACTGAGGGGTATGTCTCCATCACGCCCATTAAGCTTGATCTCACCAGCTATGAGGATATTAAGGAGCTTGAAGCGTGGATTTAG
- the panD gene encoding aspartate 1-decarboxylase — protein sequence MKFDMLWSKIHRATVTDANLNYVGSITIDEELMEAAELLVGQKVEILDVNNGERFSTYVIRGERGSREICLNGAAARKVAIGDKIIIVAYAQYDRSELSSYKPTVVLVDEKNDIVQIKHEV from the coding sequence ATGCTATGGAGCAAGATCCATCGAGCGACCGTCACCGATGCCAATCTCAATTATGTCGGATCCATCACGATTGATGAAGAGTTGATGGAGGCGGCGGAGCTTTTGGTGGGGCAGAAGGTCGAGATTCTTGATGTCAATAACGGAGAGCGCTTTAGCACCTATGTCATTAGGGGTGAGCGCGGAAGTAGAGAGATCTGTCTCAATGGCGCAGCCGCGCGAAAAGTCGCCATTGGCGATAAGATCATTATTGTTGCCTACGCACAGTATGATCGAAGCGAGCTATCTAGCTACAAACCCACCGTGGTATTAGTGGATGAGAAGAACGATATTGTCCAAATCAAGCATGAGGTGTGA
- a CDS encoding polyprenyl synthetase family protein, producing the protein MNLESVMEGFERFLEEEAPLFEGFHPHYNEYLWEMVRNGGKRFRPRLLLGVVSALAPLLVKSAYAPALALEILHTYSLIHDDLPAMDNAATRRGHPTLHVKYDEASAVLAGDALNTHAFYLLAQAPLGSDTKVALVRELASAGGAGGMVLGQALDCYFEHQKLEIEKLRFIHLHKTGRLIAASLKMGAIIAALSKEEQARLEEIGLKLGLLFQVQDDIIDATWSEEEAGKTTQNDGAKNSYVNLLGLEGARMEHARLKEEVRVLLGFFPEALSLTLLEILEKQFKS; encoded by the coding sequence ATGAATTTAGAATCGGTGATGGAGGGCTTTGAGCGCTTCTTGGAGGAAGAGGCGCCTCTTTTTGAGGGATTTCACCCCCATTACAATGAGTATCTTTGGGAGATGGTGAGAAATGGGGGGAAGCGCTTTCGCCCTAGACTGCTTTTGGGGGTGGTGAGTGCATTAGCTCCGCTACTTGTGAAGAGTGCTTATGCACCCGCCTTAGCGCTAGAGATTCTCCACACCTATTCGCTCATCCACGATGATCTTCCTGCGATGGATAATGCTGCCACTAGGCGGGGGCATCCCACGCTTCATGTCAAGTATGATGAGGCGAGCGCGGTTTTGGCTGGAGATGCACTCAACACACACGCCTTTTACCTTCTAGCCCAAGCCCCCTTGGGGAGCGACACCAAGGTTGCGCTTGTGCGAGAGCTCGCTAGTGCAGGCGGAGCGGGAGGAATGGTGCTAGGGCAGGCGTTAGATTGCTACTTTGAACATCAAAAGCTTGAGATTGAAAAGCTCCGATTCATTCACCTCCACAAGACAGGCCGTCTCATCGCCGCTTCACTTAAGATGGGGGCGATCATCGCGGCGCTTTCTAAAGAGGAGCAGGCGCGATTAGAGGAGATTGGCCTGAAGCTTGGACTTCTCTTTCAGGTGCAAGATGACATTATCGATGCGACATGGAGCGAAGAGGAGGCGGGCAAAACCACCCAAAACGATGGAGCTAAAAACAGCTATGTCAATCTTTTGGGCTTGGAAGGAGCGAGGATGGAGCACGCTAGACTCAAAGAGGAAGTGCGCGTCTTGCTTGGATTCTTCCCCGAAGCACTCTCTTTGACCCTGCTTGAGATTTTAGAAAAACAGTTTAAATCATAA
- a CDS encoding YbaB/EbfC family nucleoid-associated protein, which yields MFDPSKLSEMLTQFQDKAKEMEEKSHNTSFTAKSGGGLVSVSMSGAGELLDVSIDDSLLEDKESLQILLISAINDVYKSVEENKKSMTLGMLGGMAPFPFGS from the coding sequence ATGTTTGACCCTTCAAAGCTCAGTGAGATGCTGACTCAGTTTCAAGATAAAGCCAAGGAGATGGAGGAGAAGAGCCACAACACCTCTTTCACTGCTAAAAGCGGGGGAGGACTGGTGAGCGTGAGCATGAGTGGCGCGGGCGAACTCTTGGATGTAAGCATTGATGATTCTTTGCTAGAAGACAAAGAATCGCTCCAGATTCTCCTTATCAGCGCGATCAATGATGTTTACAAAAGCGTGGAAGAAAACAAAAAATCGATGACGCTAGGGATGCTCGGCGGCATGGCACCTTTCCCTTTTGGGAGCTAA